The Burkholderia lata genome contains a region encoding:
- the aat gene encoding leucyl/phenylalanyl-tRNA--protein transferase, whose translation MVPWLGPDDPFPPIERALGPATGAPGLLAASADLLPSRLIDAYLRGIFPWYSDGQPVLWWSPDPRMILVPAEFKVSPSLRKTLKRVLREPEWEVRVDHDFPGVMRACAQAPRRGQRGTWITAEIIDAYTSLYRSGNAHSIETWHDGRRVGGLYGVSFGRMFFGESMYADATDASKIALATLVAHLREQGLEMIDCQQNTSHLASLGGREIARKAFVAHVRSAVAEPPIPWQFDKRVLAALTGRAEAAAPSGIER comes from the coding sequence ATGGTCCCCTGGCTCGGCCCGGACGATCCGTTTCCGCCCATCGAACGCGCGCTCGGTCCCGCGACCGGCGCGCCCGGGCTGCTCGCCGCGAGCGCCGACCTGCTGCCGTCGCGCCTCATCGACGCCTACCTGCGCGGCATCTTCCCGTGGTACTCGGACGGCCAGCCCGTGCTGTGGTGGAGCCCCGATCCGCGCATGATCCTCGTGCCGGCCGAATTCAAGGTGTCGCCTTCGCTGCGCAAGACACTGAAGCGCGTGCTGCGCGAGCCCGAATGGGAAGTGCGCGTCGACCACGACTTTCCGGGCGTGATGCGCGCCTGCGCGCAGGCGCCGCGCCGCGGGCAGCGCGGTACGTGGATCACGGCTGAAATCATCGACGCGTACACGTCGCTCTACCGCTCCGGCAACGCGCACAGCATCGAAACGTGGCACGACGGGCGGCGCGTCGGCGGCCTGTACGGCGTGTCGTTCGGGCGGATGTTTTTCGGCGAATCGATGTATGCGGACGCGACCGACGCATCGAAAATCGCGCTGGCCACGCTCGTCGCTCACCTTCGCGAGCAGGGGCTGGAAATGATAGACTGCCAGCAGAATACGTCGCATCTAGCGTCGCTCGGCGGCCGCGAGATCGCACGCAAGGCCTTTGTCGCTCACGTGCGCAGCGCGGTAGCCGAACCGCCGATTCCGTGGCAGTTCGACAAGCGCGTGCTCGCCGCGCTGACGGGCCGCGCCGAAGCGGCGGCCCCCTCCGGGATCGAGCGCTAG
- a CDS encoding NUDIX hydrolase: MKFCSVCGHEVIARIPPGDNRERFVCDHCGTIHYQNPRNVVGTVPVWGDQILLCRRAIEPRYGFWTLPAGFMEMGETTAEAAARETLEEAGARVEVQNLFTLLNVPHVHQVHLFYLARLTDPAFEAGEESLEVKLFDEADIPWDEIAFPTVSQTLRFFFADRAAGDYGVHTGDIFRSLRNG; encoded by the coding sequence ATGAAATTCTGCTCCGTCTGCGGTCACGAAGTCATCGCGCGCATTCCTCCGGGCGACAACCGCGAGCGCTTCGTCTGCGATCACTGCGGCACGATCCACTATCAGAATCCGCGCAACGTCGTCGGCACGGTCCCGGTCTGGGGCGATCAGATCCTGCTGTGCCGCCGCGCGATCGAACCGCGCTACGGGTTCTGGACGCTGCCTGCGGGCTTCATGGAAATGGGCGAGACGACGGCTGAAGCTGCCGCACGCGAAACGCTCGAGGAAGCCGGCGCGCGCGTCGAGGTGCAGAACCTGTTCACGCTGCTCAACGTGCCGCACGTGCACCAGGTCCACCTGTTCTACCTCGCGCGGCTCACCGATCCGGCGTTCGAAGCCGGCGAGGAAAGCCTCGAAGTGAAGCTGTTCGACGAAGCCGACATCCCGTGGGACGAGATCGCGTTCCCGACCGTCAGCCAGACCCTGCGATTCTTCTTCGCCGATCGCGCCGCGGGCGACTACGGCGTGCACACCGGCGATATCTTCCGCTCGCTGCGCAACGGCTGA
- a CDS encoding heme-degrading domain-containing protein has translation MDIAHDLQSIGAQEQALVFPHFDPARAWALGNRMHALATSRGHAIAIDIVTFGQPLFYAALAGATPDNADWVRRKRNVVAHFRRSSYAIGLRMQQAGATLADKHGLPIAEYSPHGGSFPLTVAGAGVIGSITASGLPQRADHEFVVEALCAELGHDYAVLALARS, from the coding sequence ATGGACATCGCTCACGATCTGCAATCGATCGGCGCGCAGGAACAGGCGCTTGTATTTCCCCATTTCGACCCGGCCCGCGCGTGGGCGCTCGGCAACCGGATGCACGCGCTCGCGACGTCGCGCGGCCATGCGATCGCAATCGACATCGTCACGTTCGGCCAGCCGCTGTTCTACGCGGCGCTCGCAGGAGCCACGCCGGACAATGCCGACTGGGTGCGCCGCAAGCGCAACGTCGTCGCGCATTTCCGCCGCAGCTCGTACGCGATCGGCCTGCGCATGCAGCAGGCGGGCGCGACGCTTGCCGACAAGCACGGGCTGCCGATCGCCGAATATTCGCCGCATGGCGGCTCGTTCCCGCTGACCGTCGCCGGTGCCGGCGTAATCGGCTCGATCACGGCGTCGGGGCTGCCGCAGCGCGCGGACCACGAATTCGTCGTCGAGGCGTTGTGTGCCGAGCTCGGCCACGACTACGCCGTGCTGGCCCTCGCCAGGAGCTGA
- a CDS encoding DMT family transporter produces the protein MPGYAWLAIAIVAEVIGTSALRAADGFTRLWPSLLVVAGYGIAFYCLSLTLRTMPVGIIYAVWSGAGIVLITLVAMLLYRQVPDLPAVIGLGLIVAGVVVLNLFSKMQAH, from the coding sequence CTGCCCGGTTACGCATGGCTCGCGATCGCGATCGTCGCGGAAGTGATCGGTACGTCGGCGCTGCGCGCGGCGGACGGTTTCACGCGCCTCTGGCCGTCGTTGCTGGTCGTCGCCGGCTACGGCATCGCGTTCTACTGCCTGTCGCTCACGTTGCGCACGATGCCCGTCGGCATCATCTATGCAGTCTGGTCGGGCGCGGGCATCGTGCTGATCACACTCGTCGCGATGCTGCTCTATCGCCAGGTGCCGGACCTGCCGGCCGTGATCGGCCTCGGCCTGATCGTCGCCGGCGTCGTGGTGTTGAACCTGTTTTCGAAGATGCAGGCGCACTGA
- a CDS encoding enoyl-CoA hydratase/isomerase family protein has product MTDSTSAAVSAESTQPDVRAYVANRIGFLELNRPKALNALSVGMIRLMQQALDAWRDDPEVVAVVVHSPHPRAFCAGGDVRFFHDAWQRGDRDAVDTFFIEEYTLNHTIFAYPKPYIALMHGVVMGGGMGISQAARHTGGLRVVTDSTKMAMPETRIGLFPDVGMSWFLARTPGAIGRYLAVTGATLDAAGALYAQLADVYLPDAALPALLDTLRSARIDSGEQAVACVAEAAAAHKVVPTPDTSALADARTGIDRHFAQPDIGAILASLDADQDCAAVDGWIEKATHAMREQLSPLSMAVSLEVVERARGATMADCLRRDLDLTRSTFARGDVIEGVRALIVDKDHQPVWRFKSSADIDRADVLAMFDSPWAPDTHPLRNLQD; this is encoded by the coding sequence ATGACCGATTCCACTTCCGCTGCCGTTTCCGCCGAATCCACTCAGCCCGATGTACGCGCGTATGTCGCGAACCGCATCGGCTTTCTCGAACTGAACCGGCCGAAGGCGCTGAACGCGCTGTCGGTCGGCATGATCCGGCTGATGCAGCAGGCGCTCGACGCGTGGCGCGACGATCCCGAGGTCGTCGCGGTCGTCGTGCACAGCCCGCATCCGCGCGCGTTCTGCGCGGGCGGCGACGTGCGCTTCTTCCACGATGCGTGGCAGCGCGGCGACCGCGATGCGGTCGACACGTTCTTCATCGAGGAATACACGCTCAACCACACGATCTTCGCGTATCCGAAGCCCTATATCGCGCTGATGCACGGCGTCGTGATGGGCGGTGGCATGGGGATTTCGCAGGCGGCGCGGCATACGGGCGGCCTGCGTGTCGTGACCGACTCGACGAAGATGGCGATGCCGGAAACGCGTATCGGCCTGTTCCCGGACGTCGGGATGAGCTGGTTCCTCGCGCGCACGCCGGGTGCGATCGGCCGCTATCTCGCGGTGACCGGCGCGACGCTCGACGCGGCCGGCGCGCTGTACGCGCAGCTCGCCGACGTCTATCTGCCCGATGCCGCACTGCCGGCGCTGCTCGATACGCTGCGCAGCGCGCGTATCGACAGCGGCGAGCAGGCCGTTGCGTGCGTGGCCGAGGCAGCCGCCGCGCACAAGGTCGTGCCGACCCCCGACACGTCGGCGCTGGCCGACGCGCGTACCGGGATCGACCGGCATTTCGCGCAGCCGGACATCGGCGCGATCCTCGCGTCGCTCGACGCCGACCAGGATTGCGCGGCCGTCGACGGATGGATCGAGAAGGCGACCCATGCGATGCGCGAACAGTTGTCGCCGTTGTCGATGGCCGTGTCGCTGGAAGTCGTCGAACGCGCACGCGGCGCAACGATGGCCGACTGCCTGCGGCGCGATCTCGATCTCACGCGCTCGACGTTCGCGCGCGGCGACGTGATCGAAGGCGTGCGCGCGCTGATCGTCGACAAGGACCACCAGCCGGTCTGGCGCTTCAAGTCGTCCGCCGATATCGATCGCGCGGACGTGCTCGCGATGTTCGACAGCCCGTGGGCGCCGGACACGCATCCGCTGCGGAATCTGCAGGACTGA
- the ssuD gene encoding FMNH2-dependent alkanesulfonate monooxygenase, producing MNVFWFIPTHGDSRYLGTAEGARAADYDYFKQVAVAADTLGYEGVLLPTGRSCEDAWVVASSLIPATQRLKFLVAIRPGIASPGLSARMAATFDRLSGGRLLINVVTGGDAAELEGDGLFADHDTRYEITDDFLNIWRGLLSASHDNGGFDYIGKHLQSKGGKALYPPVQRPHPPLWFGGSSPAAHEIAADHIDTYLTWGEPPAAVAKKIADIRARAEARGRKIKFGIRLHVIVRETEDEAWRDAERLISRLDDETIARAQKAFANMDSEGQRRMAALHGGKRGGREALEVYPNLWAGVGLVRGGAGTALVGNPEQVAERMREYADLGIETFILSGYPHLEESYRFAELVFPLIKGNGAAKATGPLSGPFGEIVGNSYLPKAAQS from the coding sequence ATGAATGTGTTCTGGTTTATCCCCACGCACGGCGACAGCCGCTATCTCGGTACGGCCGAAGGTGCGCGCGCCGCGGATTACGATTACTTCAAGCAGGTCGCGGTGGCGGCCGATACGCTCGGCTACGAGGGTGTGCTGCTGCCGACGGGCCGTTCCTGCGAGGATGCGTGGGTCGTTGCATCGAGCCTGATCCCGGCGACGCAGCGCCTGAAGTTCCTGGTCGCGATCCGTCCCGGCATCGCATCGCCGGGGCTGTCGGCGCGGATGGCCGCGACGTTCGACCGCCTGTCGGGTGGCCGCCTGCTGATCAACGTCGTGACGGGCGGCGATGCCGCCGAGCTCGAAGGTGACGGCCTGTTCGCGGATCACGACACGCGCTATGAAATTACCGACGACTTCCTGAACATCTGGCGCGGGCTGCTGTCCGCGTCGCACGACAACGGCGGGTTCGACTACATCGGCAAGCACTTGCAGTCGAAGGGCGGCAAGGCGCTTTATCCGCCCGTGCAGCGTCCGCATCCGCCGCTGTGGTTCGGCGGTTCGTCGCCGGCTGCGCATGAGATCGCGGCCGATCACATCGACACCTACCTGACCTGGGGCGAGCCGCCCGCTGCCGTTGCAAAGAAGATCGCCGATATTCGCGCCCGCGCGGAGGCACGGGGCCGCAAGATCAAGTTCGGTATTCGTCTGCACGTGATCGTGCGCGAGACCGAAGATGAAGCATGGCGCGACGCCGAGCGCCTGATCAGCCGCCTCGACGACGAAACCATCGCACGTGCGCAGAAGGCGTTCGCGAACATGGATTCGGAAGGCCAGCGCCGGATGGCCGCGCTGCACGGCGGCAAGCGCGGCGGCCGCGAGGCGCTCGAGGTGTATCCGAACCTGTGGGCAGGCGTCGGTCTCGTGCGCGGCGGCGCGGGCACCGCGCTCGTCGGCAATCCGGAGCAGGTCGCGGAGCGCATGCGCGAGTATGCGGATCTCGGTATCGAGACCTTCATCTTGTCCGGCTATCCGCACCTGGAAGAGTCGTACCGGTTCGCGGAACTCGTGTTCCCGCTGATCAAGGGCAACGGCGCGGCGAAGGCGACCGGCCCGCTGTCGGGCCCGTTCGGCGAGATCGTCGGCAACAGCTATCTGCCGAAAGCGGCCCAGAGCTGA
- the ssuC gene encoding aliphatic sulfonate ABC transporter permease SsuC, protein MTTKTSTTGAAVAARAWRGVAPWLVPLALLVAWEVGARIGWLSTRVLPEPVAVVRAAWSLVTSGEMWANVKVSTWRALFGFAIGGGVGLALGLATGLSKAAEVALDSTIQMIRNIPALAMIPLVILWFGIDEKAKLFLVALGVFFPVYINTYHGIRSVDANLIEMAKSYGVRGFALYRDVILPGALPSILVGVRFALGLMWVMLIVAETISAQSGIGYMTMNAREFLQTDVVVVGILLYAVLGKLADVLAKWLERVTLRWHPAYQSGAKA, encoded by the coding sequence ATGACAACGAAAACGTCGACGACGGGCGCGGCCGTGGCCGCCCGCGCATGGCGCGGCGTCGCACCGTGGCTCGTGCCGCTTGCGCTGCTGGTGGCATGGGAAGTCGGTGCGCGCATCGGCTGGCTGTCGACCCGCGTGCTGCCCGAACCCGTGGCGGTCGTGCGAGCGGCCTGGTCGCTCGTGACGTCGGGTGAAATGTGGGCGAACGTGAAGGTCAGCACCTGGCGTGCGCTGTTCGGGTTCGCGATCGGCGGTGGCGTCGGTCTCGCGCTGGGGCTCGCGACCGGCTTGTCGAAGGCAGCCGAGGTCGCGCTCGATTCGACGATCCAGATGATCCGCAACATCCCGGCGCTCGCGATGATTCCGCTGGTGATCCTGTGGTTCGGCATCGACGAGAAGGCGAAGCTGTTCCTCGTTGCGCTCGGGGTGTTCTTCCCGGTCTACATCAACACGTATCACGGGATCCGCTCGGTCGACGCGAACCTGATCGAGATGGCGAAGAGCTATGGCGTGCGCGGCTTTGCGCTGTACCGCGACGTGATCCTGCCCGGTGCGTTGCCGTCGATCCTTGTCGGCGTGCGCTTTGCGCTCGGGCTGATGTGGGTGATGCTGATCGTCGCGGAAACGATCTCCGCGCAATCGGGCATCGGCTACATGACGATGAACGCACGTGAATTCCTGCAAACCGACGTGGTGGTGGTCGGCATCCTGCTGTACGCGGTGCTCGGCAAGCTGGCCGACGTGCTGGCGAAATGGCTCGAGCGCGTGACGCTGCGCTGGCACCCCGCTTATCAATCAGGAGCAAAGGCATGA
- a CDS encoding ATP-binding cassette domain-containing protein: MNATTSAAAYGLLAGADLEAELAQARVADGDARDAAVLERDGSASVVPLARRRPGSPVSDDAVTLSGVSKRFGARTVLDNVELGIARGSFVAIVGRSGCGKSTLLRLVAGLEQPSSGALETRGEGGGELDTRIMYQDARLLPWKTVLQNVMLGLGRGARDQARAVLDEVGLLERANDWPAQLSGGQRQRVALARALVHRPQLLLLDEPLGALDALTRIEMHALIERLWREHRFTALLVTHDVQEAVALGDRILLIEQGRVALDQPVPLDRPRARASAAFAALEDRVLKRVLAGGPGVSDHGAPHEADNVRPVGQIRWAV; encoded by the coding sequence ATGAATGCGACGACTTCGGCGGCCGCCTACGGCCTGCTCGCCGGCGCAGACCTCGAGGCCGAACTGGCGCAGGCGCGTGTCGCGGACGGCGACGCGCGGGACGCGGCGGTCCTTGAACGTGACGGCAGTGCATCCGTCGTTCCGCTCGCGCGGCGACGGCCAGGCAGCCCGGTATCCGACGATGCAGTGACACTGTCGGGCGTCAGCAAGCGCTTCGGCGCACGCACGGTGCTCGACAACGTCGAGCTCGGCATCGCGCGCGGCAGCTTCGTCGCGATCGTCGGCCGTAGCGGCTGCGGGAAATCGACCCTGCTGCGCCTCGTTGCCGGGCTCGAGCAGCCGAGCAGCGGCGCGCTCGAGACGCGCGGCGAAGGTGGTGGCGAACTGGATACGCGGATCATGTACCAGGATGCGCGCCTGCTGCCGTGGAAGACCGTGCTGCAGAACGTGATGCTGGGCCTCGGGCGCGGCGCGCGCGACCAGGCACGCGCGGTGCTCGATGAAGTCGGCCTGCTGGAGCGTGCGAACGACTGGCCCGCGCAACTGTCGGGCGGCCAGCGGCAGCGTGTCGCACTGGCCCGCGCGCTCGTGCACCGGCCCCAACTGCTGTTGCTCGACGAGCCGCTCGGCGCGCTCGACGCGCTGACCCGCATCGAGATGCATGCGCTGATCGAGCGGTTGTGGCGTGAGCACCGGTTCACCGCGCTCCTCGTCACGCACGATGTGCAGGAGGCCGTCGCGCTCGGCGACCGCATCCTGCTTATCGAGCAGGGACGAGTGGCGCTGGATCAGCCGGTGCCGCTCGACCGGCCGCGCGCCCGTGCATCGGCGGCATTTGCGGCGCTGGAGGATCGCGTGCTGAAACGCGTGCTCGCCGGCGGGCCCGGTGTGTCCGACCACGGCGCACCCCATGAGGCAGACAACGTTCGACCGGTCGGGCAGATCCGCTGGGCCGTTTAA
- a CDS encoding TOBE domain-containing protein: MSIIAINVRNQFKGKVKEIIRGSVVSEVDVETPFGIVTSVITTRSVDELELKVGAEVVALVKSTEVSIARL; this comes from the coding sequence ATGAGCATCATCGCAATCAACGTACGTAACCAGTTCAAGGGCAAGGTCAAGGAGATCATTCGCGGATCGGTGGTCTCCGAGGTCGACGTCGAGACGCCGTTCGGCATCGTCACGTCGGTGATCACGACCCGTTCGGTTGACGAACTCGAACTGAAGGTGGGCGCGGAAGTCGTCGCGCTCGTGAAATCGACCGAAGTATCGATCGCGCGCCTCTGA
- the dusA gene encoding tRNA dihydrouridine(20/20a) synthase DusA, protein MLDWTDRHCRSFHRTLTRDTWLYTEMITTGALLFGDAQRHLAFTPNESPVALQLGGSERDDLARAAKLGEQWGYDEINLNCGCPSERVQRGAFGACLMNEPSLVADCVKAMRDAVSVPVTVKHRIGVDAVEDYAFVRDFVGTVAEAGCETFVVHARNAILKGLSPKENREIPPLKYDYAYQLKRDFPSLEIVINGGITTLDEVAQHLEHVDGVMLGREAYHNPYVLAEVDARFYGSTEAVPTREEAEAKLIEYCAAELKRGTYLGAIVRHALGLYRGMPGARGWRRVLSDNKKLARADLAVFDEARAHLNEAEEVFAKKALQDSKVFV, encoded by the coding sequence ATGCTCGACTGGACCGATCGCCATTGCCGGTCGTTCCACCGTACGCTGACGCGCGACACGTGGCTGTATACGGAGATGATCACGACGGGCGCGCTGCTGTTCGGCGATGCCCAGCGGCATCTCGCGTTCACGCCGAACGAATCGCCGGTCGCGCTTCAACTAGGCGGCAGCGAGCGCGACGATCTCGCGCGCGCGGCGAAGCTCGGCGAGCAGTGGGGCTACGACGAAATCAACCTGAATTGCGGATGCCCGTCGGAGCGCGTGCAGCGCGGCGCGTTCGGCGCGTGCCTGATGAACGAGCCGTCGCTCGTCGCCGACTGCGTGAAGGCGATGCGCGACGCGGTGTCGGTGCCGGTCACGGTCAAGCACCGGATCGGGGTCGACGCGGTCGAAGACTACGCATTCGTGCGCGACTTCGTCGGCACGGTGGCCGAGGCTGGCTGCGAAACGTTCGTCGTGCATGCGCGCAATGCGATCCTGAAGGGGCTGTCGCCGAAGGAGAATCGCGAGATCCCGCCGCTCAAGTACGACTATGCGTATCAGTTGAAGCGCGATTTTCCGTCGCTCGAGATCGTCATCAACGGTGGCATCACGACGCTCGACGAGGTTGCGCAGCATCTCGAGCATGTCGACGGCGTGATGCTCGGCCGCGAGGCGTATCACAACCCGTACGTGCTCGCGGAGGTTGATGCGCGCTTCTACGGATCGACCGAAGCGGTGCCGACGCGCGAAGAGGCCGAGGCAAAGCTGATCGAATACTGCGCGGCCGAACTGAAGCGCGGGACCTACCTCGGCGCGATCGTGCGGCACGCGCTCGGGCTGTATCGCGGCATGCCCGGCGCACGCGGTTGGCGTCGTGTGCTGTCCGACAACAAGAAGCTTGCGCGTGCCGATCTGGCCGTGTTCGACGAGGCGCGCGCGCATCTGAACGAGGCCGAAGAAGTTTTTGCAAAAAAAGCTTTGCAAGATTCAAAAGTGTTCGTATAA
- a CDS encoding VUT family protein encodes MEDNGTGRANLSAERKLRNVTPSGYSHTISHRRSVDENRRRSDDILSLPTLAVRQSRAVPPGLLVAKRQSVQSAMYGKLRLRIDAARTLYRREIMYVLIYIAAVAVANLMVAHFGPAATPIIAFFLIGLDLAIRDRLHLDWRGRALWSRMFALIAAAGVVSYALNPAAKEIALASLVAFGSAALASAIVFQLARRFPILARANGANVAGAAVDSIVFPLIAFGAVFPTIAALQFVAKVAGGALWSWVVFRNTRTVQAGIASNVSDH; translated from the coding sequence ATGGAAGATAACGGCACGGGGCGCGCTAACCTTAGTGCGGAAAGAAAACTTCGCAACGTCACGCCGTCTGGATACAGCCATACAATCTCGCATCGAAGATCCGTTGATGAAAACCGGCGACGCAGTGACGATATCCTGTCGCTCCCGACTCTGGCCGTCCGCCAATCGCGCGCAGTTCCACCCGGTTTGCTCGTCGCGAAGCGCCAGTCCGTTCAATCAGCCATGTATGGCAAACTTCGGCTCCGAATCGACGCAGCGCGCACTCTTTACCGCAGGGAAATCATGTACGTCTTGATCTATATCGCAGCAGTCGCTGTCGCGAATCTGATGGTCGCTCATTTCGGACCGGCTGCCACACCGATCATCGCGTTCTTTCTGATCGGACTCGATCTCGCGATTCGCGACCGGCTCCACCTGGACTGGCGCGGCCGCGCGCTTTGGTCACGGATGTTTGCGTTGATCGCGGCGGCCGGCGTCGTCAGTTACGCGCTCAATCCCGCCGCCAAGGAAATCGCCCTCGCGTCTCTCGTAGCGTTCGGTTCGGCAGCCCTGGCAAGTGCAATCGTGTTTCAACTCGCACGTCGCTTTCCGATACTGGCGCGCGCAAACGGCGCGAACGTCGCGGGTGCGGCTGTCGACTCCATCGTCTTTCCGCTTATTGCGTTCGGTGCAGTGTTTCCGACGATCGCCGCGTTGCAGTTCGTCGCAAAGGTGGCTGGCGGTGCTTTGTGGTCGTGGGTGGTATTTAGAAACACCCGGACGGTTCAGGCGGGAATCGCGAGCAATGTGAGTGATCATTGA
- a CDS encoding GNAT family N-acetyltransferase has translation MPETRATLRAATAQDANHIARLHTLSWQTAYSHILPAAYLSDEVPAEHAIRWRQYLDRNEKEWGLVLIAEADGEPVGFVSAERPVDPALGVLLDCLHVHPSYRGSGTGKRMIEAVRAWARTLGVDTVHLRVLADNERAIGFYEHNSWQLAGIETSRIGQTEVTDRIYAIRA, from the coding sequence ATGCCGGAAACCCGGGCCACGCTGCGTGCCGCGACAGCGCAGGACGCAAACCACATCGCTCGCCTGCACACGCTGAGCTGGCAAACCGCATACAGCCACATCCTGCCGGCGGCCTACTTGTCCGACGAGGTGCCGGCAGAACACGCGATCCGGTGGCGGCAATATCTCGATCGCAATGAAAAAGAGTGGGGCCTCGTGCTGATCGCCGAGGCGGACGGCGAGCCCGTGGGCTTCGTCAGCGCCGAGCGCCCCGTCGATCCGGCGCTTGGCGTGCTGCTCGACTGCCTGCATGTCCATCCTTCGTATCGCGGAAGCGGCACGGGCAAGCGCATGATCGAAGCCGTTCGCGCCTGGGCGCGCACGCTCGGCGTGGACACGGTCCACCTGAGGGTGCTGGCGGACAACGAACGCGCGATCGGCTTCTATGAGCACAACAGTTGGCAACTGGCGGGTATCGAAACAAGCCGCATCGGCCAGACGGAGGTCACCGACCGGATCTACGCGATACGGGCGTAG
- a CDS encoding plasmid fertility inhibition factor family protein translates to MALAHAQENGVEVWVIQLPGHAPYAYTHLKRVFSSDDTRHRVVTIDLTKLLACADRDTTDYVLPSVLYWAPGKAAGIREFLDPEQDRIPDMPYITFRETRTRTLLGIPGLSKVGVASFRNGQHRARYLAYAGATTLPVEVHETEADLLVRYCGE, encoded by the coding sequence ATGGCACTCGCCCACGCACAGGAGAATGGCGTAGAAGTCTGGGTTATCCAGCTTCCCGGGCACGCCCCCTATGCCTATACGCATCTCAAGCGGGTATTCTCGTCAGACGATACGCGACACCGAGTCGTGACGATCGACCTGACGAAACTGCTGGCATGCGCCGACCGAGACACGACGGACTACGTATTGCCGTCCGTTCTGTACTGGGCCCCTGGAAAGGCCGCGGGCATTCGCGAATTTCTCGATCCTGAACAGGACCGGATTCCGGACATGCCGTACATCACGTTTCGCGAGACAAGAACACGAACGCTGCTCGGTATCCCCGGCCTGTCGAAAGTCGGCGTTGCGTCGTTCCGCAACGGCCAGCATCGCGCGCGCTATCTTGCCTACGCAGGCGCAACGACCCTGCCCGTCGAGGTGCACGAGACGGAAGCCGATCTGCTCGTGCGGTACTGCGGCGAGTAA
- a CDS encoding DUF695 domain-containing protein: MTDAWGTFPARMGDHQAFISFNHSFAEIAEGDPRTSLLSVRVPFAHPTQEGLPTGDEFAGLATIEDLLDATIAAKGGVQVGRITVDGHRDFLFYVPFDEEAAAEIVDALADQTPYALQYAHQDDPDKDAYWQTLYPTDDDWLIMRDMRVLDELRKKGDASDVSRRVMHWAYFPDPSDAHQFADWAEAKGYPVESVAPTEDGKSAVRFSHEGTMALADITGHTVAINREVRSLGGEYDGWETSVEQAG, translated from the coding sequence ATGACCGACGCCTGGGGAACCTTCCCTGCCAGAATGGGCGACCATCAGGCTTTCATCAGCTTCAACCACAGCTTTGCGGAAATCGCCGAAGGCGATCCGCGCACGTCACTGCTCAGCGTGCGCGTCCCCTTTGCGCATCCGACGCAGGAAGGCCTGCCGACCGGCGACGAATTCGCCGGTCTCGCGACGATCGAGGATCTGCTCGACGCCACGATCGCCGCGAAAGGTGGCGTGCAAGTTGGCCGCATCACCGTCGACGGCCATCGCGATTTCCTGTTCTATGTGCCGTTCGACGAAGAGGCAGCGGCGGAGATTGTCGACGCGCTGGCCGATCAGACACCCTACGCACTGCAGTACGCGCACCAGGACGATCCGGACAAGGACGCGTACTGGCAAACGCTCTACCCGACCGACGACGACTGGCTGATCATGCGCGACATGCGCGTGCTGGACGAATTGCGGAAGAAAGGCGACGCCAGCGATGTAAGCCGGCGCGTGATGCACTGGGCGTACTTCCCCGACCCGAGCGACGCACATCAGTTCGCGGACTGGGCCGAAGCGAAAGGTTATCCGGTCGAGTCGGTTGCGCCCACCGAAGACGGCAAGTCGGCCGTACGGTTTTCGCATGAAGGCACGATGGCACTGGCCGACATTACGGGCCATACGGTCGCAATCAACCGCGAAGTCCGTTCGCTTGGAGGGGAATACGACGGATGGGAAACCAGCGTCGAGCAGGCTGGCTGA
- a CDS encoding VOC family protein, with product MIASLGILVPVEDDRFRAVVDFYRLALALPVHSEGVSAAGNPWHRFVVDGATLTIHTGRGGEFPYPEFRPTGHGIALAIEVAHVSEAIARLESCRVGILNEWDYGDGTIAISVADPAGNVCEIWGRP from the coding sequence ATGATCGCGAGTCTGGGCATCCTGGTGCCGGTCGAAGACGATCGCTTCCGGGCGGTGGTGGATTTCTATCGTTTGGCGCTCGCGCTGCCCGTGCATTCCGAAGGCGTGTCGGCGGCGGGGAATCCGTGGCATCGCTTTGTCGTGGACGGAGCGACGCTGACCATTCATACGGGCCGTGGTGGCGAGTTTCCGTACCCGGAGTTTCGACCGACCGGCCACGGCATTGCGCTGGCCATCGAAGTCGCGCATGTCTCGGAAGCCATTGCGCGACTTGAATCGTGCCGCGTCGGCATCCTGAACGAGTGGGACTACGGAGACGGCACGATCGCGATTTCCGTGGCGGATCCGGCGGGAAACGTCTGCGAGATCTGGGGCCGTCCGTGA